In Hallerella succinigenes, the following are encoded in one genomic region:
- the lexA gene encoding transcriptional repressor LexA, whose amino-acid sequence MGTPQKPLTDRQKEIYDYIRSCTEKEKMPPTVREIGDKFGISSTNGVRSILSALIKKGYIRRAARLSRGIEILNASAQVQNAPAEAQNSENTVEVPIIGRVAAGTPILAVQNIEGTVTVDRDFLASQPNVFALHVKGDSMINAGIFDGDLVFARSQTVAERGEIIIAQVDDEATVKYYQPQPDHIELRAANPKYQPIIVNPDRKFSIAGRVIGVLRKIN is encoded by the coding sequence ATGGGTACGCCGCAAAAACCGCTAACCGATCGCCAGAAGGAAATCTACGACTACATCCGCTCCTGCACCGAAAAGGAAAAGATGCCGCCGACCGTCCGCGAAATCGGAGACAAATTCGGAATTTCTTCGACAAACGGAGTCCGCTCCATTCTGTCTGCCCTGATCAAAAAAGGTTACATCCGCAGAGCTGCGAGACTCAGCCGTGGCATCGAAATCCTGAACGCATCAGCCCAGGTTCAAAACGCCCCAGCAGAAGCTCAGAATTCCGAAAATACAGTTGAAGTTCCGATTATTGGACGCGTGGCTGCCGGCACCCCAATTCTCGCCGTGCAGAACATAGAAGGCACCGTGACCGTCGACCGCGACTTTCTCGCGAGCCAGCCGAATGTTTTCGCACTCCATGTAAAAGGCGACTCCATGATCAACGCAGGCATCTTTGACGGCGATCTCGTCTTTGCACGTTCCCAGACCGTTGCAGAACGCGGAGAAATCATCATCGCCCAAGTCGATGACGAAGCGACTGTGAAATACTATCAGCCGCAGCCGGATCACATCGAACTCCGCGCCGCAAACCCGAAGTACCAGCCGATCATCGTCAATCCAGACCGCAAGTTCTCGATCGCAGGCCGCGTCATCGGCGTTCTTCGCAAGATCAATTAA
- the murA gene encoding UDP-N-acetylglucosamine 1-carboxyvinyltransferase — translation MDSFSIVPTGKPLSGEVEISGAKNAVLATMTAAMLADGVTTITNVPYLRDTKTMSNVLRVIGCRIDGGPHEFKVDTHGANHLEAPYELVSTMRASFYVLGPLVSRFGRCRVSLPGGCAWGPRPVDLHLKGLEALGANIEVTHGYVEATSNGRLPGGNFRFPISSVGATVNVLMAATLAKGTSVLENAAIEPEIDSLVDLLLSMGVKIEGRGTRSLVVHGVEEMHPGFSETIPDRIEAGSFLCGAVISRGKVKTTKCDPIHIKSLLDIFEEMGCIVHTGKDWAEVDASSRDLKPVHVEAVPYPGFPTDLQAPLMAVLATVPGESKIRDTVYIDRFKHVAELNRLGANISLEGNTATIKGVEKLQGAPVMASDLRAAAALVIAGLVADGETRVSRIYHLDRGYENFEAKMAKLGGMVVRLSDQS, via the coding sequence ATGGATTCCTTTTCGATAGTTCCCACCGGCAAACCGCTTAGCGGCGAAGTTGAAATCTCTGGGGCAAAGAATGCAGTTCTTGCGACAATGACAGCAGCCATGCTCGCAGACGGCGTGACCACGATTACGAACGTTCCCTATTTGCGCGACACAAAGACGATGTCGAACGTGCTCCGCGTCATCGGTTGCCGTATCGACGGAGGTCCGCATGAATTCAAGGTGGACACGCATGGCGCAAACCATTTGGAAGCTCCGTATGAGCTCGTGAGCACGATGCGTGCAAGCTTTTACGTTCTCGGCCCTCTGGTTTCTCGCTTTGGCCGTTGCCGCGTATCGCTTCCGGGCGGATGCGCTTGGGGGCCGCGTCCTGTAGACTTGCACTTGAAAGGCCTTGAAGCTCTCGGTGCAAATATCGAAGTAACCCACGGCTATGTGGAAGCGACTTCGAACGGACGCCTTCCGGGTGGCAACTTCCGATTTCCGATTTCTTCCGTTGGCGCTACGGTGAACGTTCTCATGGCAGCGACTCTAGCCAAAGGTACAAGCGTTCTTGAAAACGCAGCGATTGAACCGGAAATCGATTCCCTCGTCGATTTACTCCTGAGTATGGGCGTAAAGATCGAAGGCCGGGGAACGCGATCCCTCGTTGTCCACGGTGTCGAAGAAATGCATCCGGGCTTTAGCGAAACGATTCCAGACCGAATCGAAGCGGGTTCCTTCCTCTGCGGCGCGGTCATTAGCCGCGGTAAAGTCAAGACGACCAAGTGCGACCCGATCCATATCAAATCGCTTCTTGACATCTTTGAAGAAATGGGCTGTATCGTTCACACCGGTAAGGACTGGGCAGAAGTCGATGCTTCGAGCCGCGACCTGAAACCGGTCCACGTGGAAGCGGTTCCCTACCCGGGCTTCCCCACCGACCTGCAGGCGCCACTGATGGCCGTCCTTGCAACCGTCCCTGGCGAAAGTAAGATCCGCGATACTGTTTATATCGACCGCTTTAAACACGTCGCCGAATTGAACCGCCTTGGTGCAAACATTTCTCTCGAAGGCAACACGGCAACGATCAAGGGCGTCGAAAAGCTCCAAGGCGCACCGGTCATGGCGTCGGATCTACGCGCTGCTGCAGCCCTCGTCATCGCGGGCCTTGTCGCAGACGGTGAAACGCGCGTCAGCCGCATTTACCATCTAGACCGCGGTTATGAAAACTTCGAAGCCAAGATGGCAAAGCTCGGCGGAATGGTTGTTCGTTTAAGCGACCAATCCTAA
- a CDS encoding RDD family protein: MNWFYIDESILEGDRRQGPVSFEDLQMLHSKQQIHENSLVWHKGLDNWITWKEALDAEVASHSEEDERMLRETVEAILKERIEEFQKKTFAGFFVRAGAIIIDWFIIAMLWKLGVHILDWTNLIDFNTVVEASNAFIDKYSADPMAANLSNEFMSIPGMTDLLGIWFIIQTLYFVGFNGFLSATPGKFLLHLKIERADGSKLKLSGAIVRYIFSLLTQATLVFYGIGYVIAVIDPKKRALHDFFARTQVIHIRKKNADSDENKDLNKD; encoded by the coding sequence ATGAATTGGTTTTACATTGATGAAAGCATACTAGAAGGCGACCGCCGTCAAGGCCCGGTCAGTTTCGAAGATTTACAGATGCTGCACAGCAAGCAGCAGATTCACGAAAACTCCCTTGTCTGGCACAAAGGGCTCGACAATTGGATTACTTGGAAAGAAGCGCTCGACGCGGAAGTCGCAAGCCATTCCGAAGAAGACGAGCGTATGCTCCGCGAAACCGTCGAAGCGATCTTGAAAGAACGCATCGAAGAATTCCAGAAGAAGACCTTCGCAGGCTTCTTTGTTCGCGCAGGCGCCATCATCATCGACTGGTTCATCATTGCGATGCTCTGGAAACTGGGAGTTCACATCCTCGACTGGACAAACCTGATCGACTTCAACACGGTCGTCGAAGCGTCCAACGCTTTTATCGACAAGTATTCCGCAGACCCGATGGCGGCCAATCTCAGCAATGAGTTCATGTCGATTCCGGGAATGACGGATCTCCTCGGCATCTGGTTCATCATCCAGACCCTTTACTTTGTCGGATTCAACGGGTTCCTTTCGGCGACGCCGGGAAAGTTCCTGTTGCATTTGAAAATCGAACGCGCTGATGGTTCTAAGCTGAAACTTTCCGGCGCGATTGTCCGCTACATTTTTAGCCTGCTCACCCAGGCAACTCTTGTCTTCTACGGAATCGGTTACGTCATCGCAGTGATCGATCCGAAAAAGCGTGCCCTGCATGACTTTTTCGCCCGCACCCAGGTGATTCACATTCGCAAGAAGAACGCGGATTCCGACGAGAACAAAGATTTAAATAAGGATTAA
- the rapA gene encoding RNA polymerase-associated protein RapA, with protein MSTFQIGQRYISEQEPELGVGRVQKIEFKNITIEFPAVKQSRIYRTTAAPIKRYLLSVGENAKNEKGMSFTVENICMDNGLAIYLGRGGREMKESDLSPKAAPRVSDIFSQLIRGNCADNKEFVRRETANELSCEWQRSSVRGMIGPRVNLIPHQYYLCRRACTSSAIPRLMLSDEVGLGKTIEAGMIWHSLRSTGRITRTLILVPESLKHQWMTEMYRRFNHVFTLVDEGYIRSFLESGMHESDNPNPFNQANDVICTIEFVMSQPAVTQDFLSAEWDLTIVDEAHHLVCEDDFTSKEYLLVNSITTRTKGLLLLTGTPLQLQPESHFNRLKMLDPARFTAYQEFLKDEESYRKIVRDLSKLPVESEEPMTWDDLNEVLPKNSPIREWLSKENSREMTAAEWVRRIVDALGTGSVVFRNTRRSVGGFPKRELYEVELKPVPQYRTLVEKASEADPDHSFDILVDGLLITKYKSTWNMDERIPWLLGFLKEHLKDKVLLICEHPDVVNALASVLAEEIGENAYVTFTEDMSILARDRAAASFADERGPMLMIASEIGSEGRNFQFSHDLILFDLPLDAALVEQRIGRLDRIGQTQTIRVHVPYVKGSAQEVIFRWYNEGLGAFGAPLMSGGELFLKYTETLIAAMADPKHKLSKFMKETIPLVQKDSEMLRKNIEKGRDKLLEFNSRDPQVSKQITDEIRNIDADERLQNLMIDTLMAAGVEVEKGYVPTSMIFRAGSQVEGGTIPGLPTRTMLDKTLAAGPKDGSEKSDDGAGELTGTFDRTVAMQHDEISFLSFEHPLAQGVIDMATASGKGLTACVIWDDAGSKDMLMQYNFVVEPSVPAAWGLSSLAGPAFIRVLVDSQGKDCSDRLDAMDKGKMRNANVPQKVPVVTEKLRYFASTGHALAKRIATQKMEAIAAESAKKVEERAEQEYQRMNHLLTLRGKAQNSALLDHLRKNVALHKKAALNPQLRLDSIRLLVCR; from the coding sequence ATGAGTACATTCCAAATCGGTCAGCGTTATATCAGTGAACAAGAACCTGAACTGGGTGTGGGTCGAGTTCAGAAAATTGAGTTCAAGAACATCACGATCGAATTCCCTGCTGTGAAGCAGTCTCGAATCTATCGCACGACTGCAGCTCCCATTAAGCGTTACCTTTTGTCAGTCGGCGAAAATGCCAAGAACGAAAAGGGAATGAGCTTTACCGTTGAAAATATCTGCATGGATAATGGCCTTGCCATTTACTTGGGCCGTGGCGGACGTGAAATGAAGGAGTCGGATTTAAGCCCGAAGGCGGCTCCGCGAGTCTCCGATATCTTTTCTCAGCTGATCCGTGGTAATTGCGCCGACAATAAGGAGTTTGTGCGTCGTGAAACGGCGAATGAACTTTCTTGCGAATGGCAACGTTCCTCGGTACGTGGCATGATCGGTCCGCGTGTGAACCTGATTCCGCACCAGTATTACCTTTGCAGACGTGCCTGCACTTCCAGTGCGATTCCGCGTTTGATGCTTTCCGATGAAGTCGGTCTAGGTAAAACGATCGAAGCCGGCATGATCTGGCATTCCTTGCGCAGCACGGGCCGCATTACGCGAACACTCATCCTTGTGCCGGAATCGCTGAAGCACCAGTGGATGACGGAAATGTACCGTCGCTTTAACCATGTATTCACCTTGGTGGATGAAGGCTATATTCGCAGCTTCCTTGAAAGCGGTATGCATGAAAGCGACAATCCGAATCCGTTCAATCAGGCAAACGATGTGATTTGCACGATTGAATTCGTGATGAGCCAGCCGGCTGTGACGCAAGATTTTCTGAGCGCGGAATGGGATCTGACGATTGTCGATGAAGCTCATCATTTGGTCTGCGAAGACGACTTTACGAGTAAGGAATATCTGCTCGTGAATTCGATTACGACTCGAACCAAGGGCCTTTTGCTTTTGACGGGTACGCCTCTCCAGTTGCAACCGGAATCGCACTTTAACCGTTTGAAGATGCTCGATCCGGCGCGCTTTACCGCTTACCAGGAATTCTTGAAGGACGAAGAATCCTACCGCAAGATTGTGCGCGATCTTTCGAAGCTCCCGGTGGAATCGGAAGAACCGATGACCTGGGACGACTTGAACGAAGTGCTCCCGAAAAATTCTCCGATTCGCGAATGGCTCTCCAAGGAAAATTCCCGTGAGATGACCGCTGCAGAATGGGTGCGTCGCATTGTCGATGCTCTCGGTACAGGCTCTGTCGTCTTCCGCAACACGCGTCGCAGCGTAGGCGGATTCCCCAAACGCGAACTGTACGAAGTGGAACTGAAACCGGTTCCGCAGTACAGAACGCTCGTCGAAAAGGCAAGCGAAGCGGATCCGGATCATTCGTTCGATATTCTCGTGGACGGTCTCTTGATTACCAAGTACAAGTCCACGTGGAACATGGATGAACGCATTCCTTGGCTGCTCGGATTTTTGAAGGAACATTTGAAGGACAAGGTTCTTCTCATTTGCGAACACCCAGATGTAGTGAACGCTCTCGCGAGCGTTCTCGCAGAAGAAATCGGTGAAAATGCGTATGTGACCTTTACCGAAGATATGTCGATCCTCGCACGCGACCGTGCCGCGGCAAGCTTTGCCGATGAACGCGGGCCGATGCTTATGATCGCTTCGGAAATCGGTTCGGAAGGTCGTAATTTCCAGTTCAGCCACGATTTGATTTTGTTCGATCTTCCGCTCGATGCAGCTCTCGTGGAACAGCGTATTGGACGTTTGGACCGTATCGGTCAGACGCAGACGATTCGTGTGCACGTGCCGTATGTGAAGGGCAGTGCGCAAGAAGTGATCTTCCGCTGGTACAATGAAGGCCTTGGAGCATTCGGTGCGCCTCTCATGAGCGGTGGAGAACTTTTCCTCAAGTACACGGAAACTTTGATTGCGGCGATGGCCGATCCGAAGCACAAGCTTTCGAAGTTTATGAAGGAAACGATTCCGCTGGTGCAGAAGGACAGCGAAATGCTCCGCAAGAACATTGAAAAGGGCCGCGATAAACTTTTGGAATTCAACTCGCGCGATCCGCAGGTTTCGAAGCAGATTACGGATGAAATCCGGAATATCGACGCCGATGAACGTTTGCAGAATTTGATGATCGATACGCTCATGGCCGCAGGCGTGGAAGTGGAAAAGGGTTATGTTCCAACGAGCATGATCTTCCGCGCTGGCTCTCAGGTCGAAGGCGGTACGATTCCGGGACTTCCGACTCGCACGATGCTCGACAAGACTCTTGCCGCAGGCCCGAAGGACGGCTCGGAAAAGTCGGACGATGGTGCTGGCGAACTCACCGGTACGTTTGACCGTACCGTGGCGATGCAACACGATGAAATTTCTTTTTTGAGCTTTGAACATCCGCTTGCTCAGGGCGTAATCGATATGGCGACGGCTTCGGGCAAGGGGCTTACCGCTTGCGTCATTTGGGACGATGCCGGTTCAAAGGATATGCTCATGCAGTATAACTTTGTCGTGGAACCGTCCGTACCTGCCGCATGGGGACTTTCGAGTCTCGCCGGTCCTGCATTCATTCGCGTGCTGGTCGATTCCCAGGGCAAGGATTGCTCGGATCGTTTGGATGCAATGGACAAGGGCAAAATGCGCAATGCAAATGTGCCGCAGAAGGTACCTGTGGTCACCGAAAAACTTCGCTATTTCGCAAGTACGGGTCACGCTCTCGCCAAGCGTATCGCCACGCAAAAGATGGAAGCGATTGCCGCGGAATCCGCGAAGAAGGTGGAAGAACGCGCCGAACAGGAATATCAGCGTATGAACCATTTGCTGACTTTGCGCGGCAAGGCTCAGAACAGTGCCCTTCTCGATCATCTTCGTAAAAACGTGGCTCTTCACAAGAAGGCCGCGTTAAACCCGCAGCTCCGTCTGGATTCTATCCGTCTTCTCGTCTGCCGCTAA
- the proB gene encoding glutamate 5-kinase gives MSELRRNILGEAKRIVIKIGSRILVDSVRGGVRTSFIQKFAHSVAKLVEDGKEVIVVTSGAVGTGMAILGYDEKPKVLAEKQACAAVGQIDLMYVYREMFLGNGFAVGQILLSADDFRDRVRYKNLQNTLKTMISKKIIPLINENDSLVVKELNGIGDNDKLSSDVALFFDADLLVVFTDEDGLFDDNPKKNPKARLLRFVPEITPDIIALTGKPGENGSAVSTGGMRSKVESIRAVVKSGCNAFLANGMKVLPHEIIYGDAVGTLFIGSHKKLGSRKRWLSFVSTPSGSVVVDDGCAEALRKKHSSLLPVGVVAVQKQFKAGDLIEVLSQQGERLARGIAQLDSANVQLVLQKKTALVRSILGEDSPEEVIHKNDLVVF, from the coding sequence ATGAGTGAATTACGTCGAAACATTTTAGGAGAAGCCAAGCGTATCGTCATCAAGATCGGTTCTCGTATTTTGGTGGATTCGGTCCGCGGTGGAGTCCGCACATCTTTTATTCAGAAGTTTGCTCACTCTGTGGCAAAGCTTGTGGAAGATGGCAAGGAAGTCATCGTGGTGACGAGCGGTGCCGTGGGAACGGGCATGGCAATTCTCGGTTATGATGAAAAGCCGAAGGTCCTTGCGGAAAAGCAGGCTTGCGCCGCTGTCGGACAGATCGATTTGATGTACGTCTACCGAGAAATGTTCCTCGGTAACGGATTTGCCGTGGGACAGATTCTGCTTTCGGCAGATGACTTCCGCGACCGCGTGCGTTACAAGAATTTGCAGAATACGTTGAAGACGATGATTTCAAAAAAAATCATTCCGCTCATCAACGAAAACGATTCTTTGGTGGTGAAGGAACTGAACGGCATTGGCGATAACGACAAGCTTTCAAGCGACGTCGCTCTCTTCTTTGACGCGGATCTTTTGGTCGTCTTTACCGATGAAGACGGACTCTTTGACGACAATCCGAAGAAGAATCCGAAGGCGCGCCTTTTGCGCTTTGTTCCGGAAATCACGCCGGACATCATCGCACTTACGGGCAAGCCGGGTGAAAATGGTTCCGCAGTCAGCACGGGCGGTATGCGTTCCAAGGTGGAATCCATTCGCGCGGTGGTGAAAAGCGGCTGTAACGCGTTCCTCGCAAATGGAATGAAGGTTCTCCCGCATGAAATTATCTATGGGGATGCTGTCGGTACTCTGTTCATCGGCAGCCACAAAAAGCTCGGCAGCCGTAAGCGTTGGCTCTCTTTTGTGAGCACGCCGAGTGGAAGCGTTGTCGTGGACGATGGTTGCGCAGAAGCTTTGCGTAAGAAACATTCGAGCTTGCTCCCGGTGGGCGTCGTCGCGGTCCAAAAACAGTTTAAAGCGGGGGATTTAATCGAAGTTCTTTCGCAGCAGGGTGAACGCCTTGCCCGCGGTATCGCTCAGCTGGACAGTGCAAACGTGCAGCTCGTGTTGCAAAAGAAAACGGCTCTGGTCCGTTCGATATTGGGCGAAGACTCTCCGGAAGAAGTCATCCACAAGAACGATCTCGTCGTTTTTTAA
- a CDS encoding FISUMP domain-containing protein, with product MGVFTLGAPRLTPRAFTTMTPKGCGYAATCEMADTVHGICPKGYHLPNTDEFKTLQNITVTLGPYSGQKLKAETDDWQDVKTIYGTYVHTYGTDNYGFGALPTYAPGSRYAAIFWTFSQSSSDPTSHGSALDYAFKIIGYEWPDMSPVELELEYKDTYFSIRCIQDAH from the coding sequence ATGGGCGTCTTTACACTTGGAGCGCCGCGATTGACTCCGCGGGCATTTACAACCATGACGCCAAAGGGTTGCGGTTATGCGGCTACCTGCGAAATGGCGGACACCGTCCACGGCATCTGCCCCAAGGGCTACCATCTTCCTAACACCGACGAATTTAAAACATTGCAAAACATCACCGTAACCCTCGGTCCGTATTCGGGCCAAAAATTAAAAGCAGAAACGGACGATTGGCAAGACGTCAAGACGATCTACGGAACCTATGTCCACACTTATGGCACCGACAACTATGGATTCGGAGCTCTGCCGACCTATGCCCCCGGCAGTCGCTATGCGGCAATTTTCTGGACTTTCAGCCAATCTTCCAGCGACCCGACAAGCCACGGCAGCGCACTGGACTATGCCTTTAAAATTATCGGTTACGAATGGCCCGACATGAGTCCCGTCGAACTTGAGTTGGAATATAAAGACACATATTTTTCTATCCGTTGTATTCAAGACGCTCATTAA
- a CDS encoding DUF3791 domain-containing protein — MTDASKQILKSAKCARVIACISDMFHVSLQEATDIYYESETADLIDDGVADLHCRSDKYLATEIWAEYTEKTRSEN, encoded by the coding sequence ATGACCGATGCAAGCAAGCAAATTTTGAAAAGTGCAAAATGCGCTAGAGTTATTGCTTGTATTAGCGATATGTTCCATGTATCTTTGCAGGAAGCGACGGACATTTACTATGAGTCTGAAACAGCTGATTTGATAGATGATGGAGTTGCTGATCTCCATTGTCGCAGTGACAAATACTTAGCTACAGAAATCTGGGCTGAATATACAGAAAAGACTCGTTCTGAAAATTGA
- a CDS encoding DUF3990 domain-containing protein — protein sequence MRLYHSSSVVVERPDLDHSRKYLDFGRGFYLTSILEQAQRYGERFKRRGKDAWLNIYEFSCDETEWNIFRFEAYDKTWLDFISKCRAGEDECKYDLVVGGIANDRVILTLDRYLTGEISLQETLGLLEFVTPNIQYCIRSKEMLRRCLTYIKSERL from the coding sequence ATGAGACTGTATCATTCCTCGTCGGTTGTTGTTGAAAGGCCCGATTTGGATCATTCTCGTAAATATCTTGATTTTGGGCGAGGTTTTTACCTTACATCTATTTTGGAACAGGCTCAAAGGTATGGAGAGCGTTTTAAACGTAGGGGAAAAGATGCGTGGCTGAATATCTATGAATTTTCCTGCGATGAAACTGAATGGAATATTTTTCGATTTGAGGCTTACGATAAGACTTGGCTTGACTTTATATCCAAATGTCGGGCAGGAGAAGATGAATGCAAATATGATTTAGTTGTTGGCGGTATCGCCAATGATAGGGTCATTTTAACTTTAGATCGATATCTGACTGGCGAAATTTCATTGCAGGAAACTTTAGGTTTATTGGAGTTTGTGACTCCGAATATTCAGTATTGCATTCGTTCTAAAGAAATGCTTCGTCGTTGCTTGACCTATATCAAAAGTGAGCGATTATGA
- a CDS encoding DUF3791 domain-containing protein, translating to MDNKTLEFVTYCIGQLSLLLKLPQREIYKRLKKSGILYGYIVPSYDVLHTFGSRYLMEDLTEYMKEKGVLT from the coding sequence ATGGATAATAAAACGCTTGAGTTTGTGACCTATTGCATTGGACAACTCTCGCTCTTGCTGAAACTTCCTCAGCGAGAGATTTATAAGCGTTTGAAAAAATCGGGTATTTTATACGGTTATATTGTCCCTTCTTACGATGTCCTGCATACGTTTGGTTCCCGCTACCTTATGGAAGACCTTACGGAATATATGAAGGAAAAAGGGGTACTGACTTAA
- a CDS encoding LamG domain-containing protein — translation MNRSFFSIIFFCIFSFAMSISAASSENIPSDNLVAYFPFSESFENALPNSDSLESFSVKNYGTSFGVDRFGNENSAAYFDGKESYLEISDHDAFSIITQGALTISVWVSPEVLNFENAESGGYVHWMGKGEPNQHEWTFRMYNKNLSESQENRPNRMSAYAFNLAGGLGAGSYVQESLEANEWIHFVARYDITTNKITLFKNGVQKDQDDLFDVTYGVQVQNGTAPLRLGTRSKWSFFQGKIDDLRIYGRALTEHEILMLYQEENSNEGNNDEKPSLSISKKVFRSNILDSKHCKDPFSPCYFKAGKSFDLKGRNFD, via the coding sequence ATGAATCGTTCCTTTTTCAGTATTATTTTCTTTTGTATTTTTTCTTTTGCTATGAGCATTTCTGCTGCAAGTTCGGAGAATATTCCAAGTGATAATTTAGTGGCTTATTTTCCTTTTAGTGAAAGTTTTGAAAATGCACTTCCTAATTCAGATTCTCTTGAAAGTTTTTCGGTTAAAAATTATGGAACTTCATTTGGTGTAGATCGTTTTGGTAATGAAAATTCAGCGGCTTATTTTGACGGGAAAGAAAGTTATCTTGAAATTTCTGACCACGACGCTTTTAGCATTATTACACAGGGTGCTTTGACTATTTCTGTTTGGGTAAGTCCAGAAGTTTTGAATTTTGAAAATGCAGAAAGTGGTGGTTATGTGCATTGGATGGGTAAGGGAGAACCAAATCAACACGAATGGACTTTTAGAATGTATAACAAAAATCTTTCCGAATCACAAGAAAATAGGCCAAATCGAATGTCTGCGTATGCGTTTAATTTAGCCGGTGGTTTAGGGGCCGGAAGTTATGTGCAAGAATCTTTAGAAGCTAATGAGTGGATTCATTTTGTGGCTAGGTATGATATTACAACGAATAAAATTACTTTATTCAAAAATGGAGTTCAAAAAGATCAAGATGATTTATTTGATGTTACCTATGGTGTTCAAGTTCAAAATGGAACAGCGCCGTTACGGTTAGGAACTCGTTCTAAGTGGAGTTTCTTTCAAGGAAAAATTGATGATTTGCGCATTTACGGTAGAGCATTAACAGAACATGAAATTCTTATGTTGTATCAAGAAGAAAATTCTAATGAGGGAAATAATGACGAAAAACCAAGTCTATCCATTTCAAAAAAGGTGTTTCGTTCGAATATTTTAGATTCCAAACATTGCAAGGATCCCTTTTCTCCATGTTATTTTAAAGCAGGGAAATCTTTTGATTTAAAAGGCAGAAATTTCGATTGA
- a CDS encoding IS5 family transposase, whose protein sequence is MYRPPKSHAQTSLFCSLEEQLNHKHPLYVLANKIDWNKFETEFSKRFDDKMGAPNKPIRLMTGLIILKHIRNVSDESVVEQFQENAYYQYFCGERFFSTEQPCDPSELVHFRHMIGEAGMDMILKESILVNDDHDKQGPTGCGTVFLDTTVQEKNITFPTDAKLANKIIEQVQRIVEEHDLPQRQSYKRTLKKVHRDQRFRNHPKNGKKAHKADRRLKTIAGRLVRELERNLASKNLLNTYKEKIELFKKVLAQKKCDKDKVYSLHEPEVKCIGKGKEHKKYEFGNKVSIARSYSGIIVGAVSFRDEYDGHTIDDTLDHVEQMLGFRPSQAACDRGYRGQKESGTTKIVIPDVPKKNATYYQKEKAHKLFCKRAGIEPINGHLKSDHRMGRNFYKGIFGDMLNAKLAAAAFNFKRAMRRFFVLLEWLYCCFLCREGVNKNGEPPYPALAK, encoded by the coding sequence ATGTACAGACCGCCAAAATCCCACGCACAGACAAGCCTTTTCTGTTCCCTTGAGGAGCAATTGAACCACAAGCATCCCCTTTACGTTCTCGCGAACAAGATTGACTGGAACAAGTTCGAGACCGAGTTTTCGAAACGGTTTGACGACAAAATGGGAGCCCCGAACAAGCCGATCCGTCTCATGACCGGGCTCATCATCCTGAAGCACATCCGCAACGTATCGGACGAGTCCGTCGTGGAGCAGTTTCAGGAAAACGCCTATTACCAGTATTTTTGCGGAGAACGGTTCTTCTCGACGGAGCAACCCTGCGACCCGAGCGAACTTGTTCACTTCCGGCACATGATTGGCGAAGCGGGCATGGACATGATCCTCAAGGAAAGTATCCTCGTCAACGATGACCACGATAAACAAGGACCGACAGGATGCGGCACGGTCTTTCTTGACACGACCGTGCAGGAAAAGAACATCACGTTCCCTACAGACGCCAAACTTGCGAACAAGATAATAGAACAGGTACAGAGGATCGTGGAAGAGCATGATCTTCCGCAAAGACAGTCCTACAAGAGAACCTTGAAGAAGGTCCATCGTGACCAGCGTTTCCGCAATCACCCGAAGAACGGCAAGAAGGCTCACAAGGCAGATCGCAGGCTGAAGACAATCGCGGGACGGCTCGTCCGTGAATTAGAGCGAAATCTCGCCAGCAAGAACTTGTTGAACACGTACAAAGAAAAAATCGAGCTTTTCAAAAAAGTTCTGGCACAGAAGAAATGCGACAAGGACAAGGTCTATTCGCTTCACGAACCCGAAGTAAAATGCATCGGCAAGGGCAAGGAACACAAGAAATACGAGTTCGGCAACAAGGTGTCAATCGCCCGGAGCTACAGCGGCATCATTGTCGGCGCGGTCTCGTTCCGGGACGAGTATGACGGACATACGATAGACGATACGCTTGACCATGTTGAACAAATGCTTGGATTCAGGCCGAGCCAGGCCGCATGCGACCGAGGCTACCGCGGACAAAAGGAATCCGGAACGACAAAGATCGTGATACCGGACGTCCCGAAGAAAAACGCGACTTACTACCAGAAGGAAAAGGCTCACAAGCTTTTTTGCAAGAGGGCAGGCATCGAGCCTATCAACGGCCACCTGAAAAGCGACCACCGTATGGGTAGAAATTTCTACAAGGGAATCTTTGGCGACATGCTCAATGCAAAGCTTGCAGCAGCGGCGTTCAACTTCAAGAGGGCCATGAGGCGCTTTTTTGTCCTGTTGGAATGGCTATACTGTTGCTTCCTTTGCCGGGAAGGGGTGAATAAAAACGGCGAACCTCCTTATCCTGCGCTCGCGAAGTGA